From Streptobacillus canis, a single genomic window includes:
- a CDS encoding phage portal protein produces MGIFNLFNKVEERETREVNFDMFEEREVYRANPMSEITYYTCLKKLSEAVSKLNIHLYDDKNNRIYDHEVIRLLNQRPNSFMTPSIFKQTIEYSRNHKGNAYVYIKFNKFGMVEGLYPLESGNVEVVINRDIEGLPDVLYRISLNGKKHVLLPHEIIHLKSGLSEDGVIGKSAVNILKDTFDTNQKGSQFFNRLLDHGLNIKGVVEVDQSLNDTKRKVLLDVLTRDIRTNSNKNFLILPKGATMTPLNFKLTDAQFFEIRKYTSNQIAAVFGISPIYLNDYSKASYSNSEAQNLSFYTDTMLAILKQYEEELDYKLLTEQERAKGYNFKFNLSGILRGDSKTQSEAIRTLVSTGVYTVNEARVMLGKNELPNGDVNLINGTYVKLEDIGKAYEKGGVIEDDNTK; encoded by the coding sequence ATGGGGATATTTAATTTATTTAATAAGGTAGAAGAAAGAGAAACAAGGGAAGTTAATTTCGATATGTTTGAGGAACGCGAAGTTTATAGAGCTAATCCTATGAGTGAAATAACATACTATACGTGTCTAAAGAAGTTGAGTGAAGCTGTATCGAAACTTAATATACATCTATATGATGATAAAAACAACAGAATATATGACCATGAGGTAATTAGATTGCTTAATCAACGCCCTAATTCGTTCATGACACCTAGTATATTTAAACAAACTATAGAATATTCACGTAATCATAAGGGAAACGCTTATGTTTATATTAAATTTAATAAGTTTGGTATGGTAGAAGGTTTATATCCGCTTGAAAGTGGAAATGTGGAAGTGGTAATCAATAGGGACATCGAGGGACTTCCTGACGTTCTTTATAGAATAAGTTTAAACGGGAAGAAACACGTGTTATTACCACATGAAATAATCCATTTAAAAAGTGGTTTATCAGAAGATGGTGTGATTGGCAAAAGTGCAGTAAATATACTTAAAGATACCTTCGACACTAACCAAAAAGGGAGCCAATTCTTTAATAGATTATTAGATCATGGGTTAAATATTAAGGGAGTTGTAGAAGTAGACCAAAGTTTAAATGACACTAAAAGAAAGGTGTTATTAGACGTATTAACGAGAGATATAAGAACTAATTCTAATAAGAATTTTCTTATATTACCAAAAGGTGCTACTATGACTCCTTTAAACTTTAAATTAACTGATGCACAGTTCTTTGAAATTAGAAAATATACTTCTAATCAAATTGCTGCAGTGTTTGGAATTAGCCCTATATATCTTAATGACTATTCTAAGGCTAGTTATTCTAATAGCGAGGCTCAGAATTTAAGTTTCTATACTGATACTATGTTAGCTATATTGAAACAGTACGAGGAAGAACTTGACTACAAGTTATTAACAGAGCAAGAAAGAGCTAAAGGATATAACTTCAAGTTTAATCTATCTGGAATTCTAAGAGGAGACAGTAAGACTCAATCAGAAGCCATTAGAACTTTAGTATCTACTGGAGTATATACTGTTAATGAGGCTAGAGTAATGCTAGGTAAAAACGAATTACCAAACGGAGACGTTAATTTAATCAACGGAACCTATGTTAAGTTGGAAGATATAGGAAAAGCTTATGAAAAAGGAGGTGTAATCGAGGATGATAATACTAAATAG
- a CDS encoding head maturation protease, ClpP-related yields MIILNRVEESQADITISGDIMPDDLKWFYGEDITSPRDIRNFLKENENIDVIFNINSGGGDVFSGTEIANLIRTHKGKTIANIESLAGSIASVIAFSCDKIKMPKNSYLMIHKPFANLSGDSDKLRDTANLLDKIQNNIEYVYQKKALDGVTDKQISKMVNATTWFTGEEATKYFDIELLDEVKVLNCTTNMEFENAPSFLLKKNTEKVEENESETSKLSPEIIEKVSNLKKF; encoded by the coding sequence ATGATAATACTAAATAGAGTGGAAGAGAGTCAAGCTGATATTACTATTAGTGGGGACATTATGCCGGATGATTTGAAATGGTTTTATGGTGAAGATATTACTTCTCCGAGAGACATTAGAAATTTTTTGAAAGAAAATGAAAACATCGATGTTATATTTAATATTAATAGTGGTGGCGGGGATGTTTTTTCAGGAACAGAAATAGCTAATCTGATTAGAACTCATAAAGGAAAAACTATAGCGAATATAGAATCTTTGGCAGGTTCCATCGCGAGTGTAATAGCATTTTCTTGCGACAAAATCAAGATGCCAAAGAATTCTTATTTAATGATTCATAAACCATTTGCGAATTTAAGTGGCGATTCGGATAAATTAAGAGATACGGCTAATTTATTAGATAAAATACAGAATAACATTGAATATGTGTATCAGAAGAAGGCATTAGACGGAGTTACTGATAAGCAAATTAGCAAGATGGTCAATGCTACCACGTGGTTCACTGGAGAAGAAGCTACAAAGTACTTTGATATCGAGTTATTAGATGAGGTTAAGGTGCTGAATTGCACTACGAACATGGAGTTCGAGAACGCCCCATCTTTTTTATTGAAAAAAAACACAGAAAAAGTAGAAGAAAACGAGAGTGAAACGTCCAAACTATCACCAGAAATCATTGAAAAAGTATCAAATTTAAAGAAATTTTAG
- a CDS encoding phage major capsid protein: MKNYKDLLVAYNAMVDEIQGMTETHTEEEIINKLAELETLKNSVKLAKKIEDTKKLEIANDTKIEIKGDVKMENKRVSEILAKLITGRASAEEREEYLNFTGQVEGTDTKGGYLVPTEFIAKLHEHKRSLPSLEDLVTKIPVKTNKGVMPIADNKPTSKMTKLGEGVKASVSEESFSQLSYTVDKYVDVMAVSEELMADAAFNVEDLIKMRIAKKSVRTNNDCVVTELKKKTSPLEATKTKLLEKLEEAIYNLDPLHRDSTIVTSTEGVKALATLKDNDGRYLLIPDPLNPYVKKFLGFTVFELPNVVLPKVETNKVEFFVGDLSQYLVKFDRETLEFSKSNEAGFLEGSIYIRAMERFTYKVLDSEAIQYVKWANA, translated from the coding sequence ATGAAAAATTATAAAGATTTATTAGTAGCATACAATGCTATGGTTGATGAGATTCAAGGAATGACTGAAACTCATACGGAAGAAGAAATTATAAACAAATTAGCTGAGTTAGAAACTTTAAAAAACTCAGTTAAATTAGCTAAAAAAATTGAAGATACAAAGAAACTGGAAATTGCAAATGACACAAAAATTGAAATAAAAGGAGATGTTAAAATGGAAAATAAAAGAGTAAGTGAGATTCTAGCGAAATTAATTACAGGAAGAGCTAGCGCGGAGGAAAGGGAAGAATATTTAAATTTCACAGGTCAAGTAGAAGGGACAGATACTAAAGGAGGATACTTAGTTCCTACTGAATTCATAGCTAAATTACATGAACATAAAAGAAGTTTACCATCATTAGAAGATTTAGTTACTAAGATACCAGTTAAGACTAACAAAGGAGTAATGCCAATAGCTGATAACAAACCTACCTCTAAAATGACAAAATTAGGTGAAGGAGTTAAAGCTAGCGTATCAGAAGAATCATTCTCTCAGTTATCATATACTGTAGATAAATATGTCGATGTAATGGCAGTATCAGAAGAATTAATGGCTGACGCAGCATTCAACGTAGAAGATTTAATTAAAATGAGAATAGCTAAAAAATCAGTTAGAACTAATAATGATTGTGTAGTTACTGAGTTGAAGAAAAAGACTAGTCCGTTAGAAGCTACTAAGACTAAGTTACTAGAAAAATTAGAAGAAGCTATATATAACTTAGACCCGTTACATAGAGACTCTACTATAGTAACTTCGACAGAAGGTGTTAAAGCGTTAGCAACTTTAAAAGATAACGACGGTAGATACTTATTAATACCTGATCCATTAAATCCTTATGTTAAGAAATTCTTAGGATTCACAGTGTTCGAATTACCTAACGTAGTATTACCAAAAGTAGAAACTAATAAGGTAGAATTCTTCGTTGGTGACTTAAGTCAATATTTAGTTAAATTCGATAGAGAAACTTTAGAATTCTCTAAATCTAATGAGGCTGGGTTCTTAGAAGGGTCGATATATATAAGAGCTATGGAAAGATTCACTTATAAAGTATTAGATTCGGAAGCAATTCAATATGTTAAATGGGCTAACGCTTAA
- a CDS encoding head-tail connector protein produces MDLELIKSYLRIDYDEDDTLLYNISVVADLFLEGAITNWEKIKEDSKYQEKVKILQLAVVQDLYDNRGTGVKEPKINHIISSLIRQLDILGVTYESN; encoded by the coding sequence ATGGATTTAGAATTAATTAAGTCATATCTTAGAATAGATTACGATGAAGACGATACGCTCCTTTATAATATTTCAGTTGTGGCTGATTTATTTTTAGAAGGAGCTATCACCAATTGGGAGAAAATTAAAGAAGATAGTAAATATCAAGAAAAGGTCAAGATACTGCAATTAGCAGTAGTCCAGGACTTATACGATAATAGAGGAACTGGAGTAAAGGAACCAAAGATTAATCATATTATCAGCTCGTTAATTAGACAATTAGACATATTAGGAGTTACTTATGAATCTAACTAA
- a CDS encoding phage head completion protein, protein MNLTNKLNRKVQVLKYTKIKNSLGESTYEYIPFKKVYAQVMPLKNSLNDLNKESEEENSQYKFIIRKQSFKGLDVKCILELEGVKYSIDYWNLDFKSNEYIEIFATKKVKE, encoded by the coding sequence ATGAATCTAACTAATAAATTAAATAGAAAAGTTCAAGTATTGAAATATACTAAAATTAAAAACTCTCTAGGCGAAAGTACATACGAATATATTCCGTTTAAGAAAGTATACGCTCAGGTCATGCCTTTAAAAAATTCTTTAAATGATTTAAACAAGGAAAGTGAAGAAGAAAATTCACAATATAAATTTATTATAAGGAAACAGTCTTTTAAAGGGCTAGACGTTAAGTGTATCTTAGAATTAGAAGGTGTTAAATACTCTATAGATTACTGGAATTTAGATTTCAAATCTAATGAATATATCGAAATATTCGCCACTAAGAAGGTGAAAGAATAA
- a CDS encoding HK97 gp10 family phage protein, whose amino-acid sequence MDLEFDMETEEILKELHKMSKNTPKLVKKHLKNVGKNMTKTIKKTAKQLVGVGKKQKNPRKKYHNRFKTSKVLEDTGTYAVGTYNSSPHAHLIEYGYKTSKGYVPGKYPITKGVSKYCQNIKKDLEDMLDKVIDEGGF is encoded by the coding sequence ATGGATTTAGAATTTGACATGGAAACGGAAGAAATACTTAAAGAGTTACATAAGATGTCTAAAAACACTCCAAAATTAGTGAAAAAGCATTTGAAAAATGTGGGTAAAAACATGACGAAAACCATTAAGAAAACTGCAAAACAATTGGTTGGGGTTGGAAAAAAACAAAAGAATCCTAGGAAAAAGTATCACAATAGATTCAAAACCTCAAAAGTGCTTGAAGACACTGGTACTTATGCTGTAGGTACCTACAATTCTAGCCCACACGCTCATTTAATAGAGTATGGATACAAGACCTCAAAAGGCTATGTACCAGGTAAGTATCCGATTACAAAAGGCGTGAGTAAGTATTGTCAAAATATAAAAAAAGATTTAGAGGACATGCTTGATAAAGTAATAGACGAGGGAGGTTTCTAA
- a CDS encoding phage tail terminator family protein, with translation MIVELIKNINDRLNKYIPGIEIVSQDIDKNGVYPCFKVDLISRNLNRITENILEYTYSIVINFYPKPNVDNRILLLEIGEKLDQIFSFEFNGWQILSKEVYDNEDFITCALDYRSTRIYDNETELRENEDSLINEKEYETIEKIENKEEY, from the coding sequence ATGATAGTAGAATTGATTAAGAATATAAATGATAGATTAAATAAGTATATTCCAGGAATAGAAATAGTTAGTCAAGACATCGATAAAAACGGAGTATACCCATGTTTCAAAGTAGACTTGATTAGTAGAAATTTAAATCGAATTACTGAGAATATTCTCGAGTATACCTACAGTATCGTTATCAATTTCTATCCTAAACCTAACGTAGATAATAGAATATTACTTTTAGAAATAGGAGAGAAACTAGACCAAATATTTTCATTTGAATTTAATGGATGGCAAATATTAAGTAAAGAAGTATATGATAATGAAGACTTCATTACTTGCGCGTTAGATTATAGGAGTACTAGAATCTATGATAATGAAACAGAACTTAGAGAGAATGAAGATAGTTTAATTAATGAAAAAGAATATGAAACAATAGAAAAAATAGAAAACAAGGAGGAATATTAA